In one Haloplanus salinus genomic region, the following are encoded:
- a CDS encoding metallophosphoesterase family protein, producing MRLGVISDVHGNRVALEAVLDDLPDVDRLVCAGDVVGYNPWPADCVAAMRDRSIPTVMGNHDRAVAGETPFRFNSIAAAGVDYARERLDDDGLAWLADLPSERAVAGGRVKLVHGHPDDPDRYTYPEEFSARMLQGEDLLVTGHTHVQGHRVFEDGVVMNPGSVGQPRDGDPKSGYAVVELSEGSGGDAVTVEERRVAYDVDEVVTAVEEAGLPARIGTRLYEGR from the coding sequence ATGCGCCTCGGCGTCATCTCCGACGTACACGGCAACCGAGTCGCCCTCGAAGCCGTTCTCGACGACCTACCGGACGTGGATCGGCTGGTCTGTGCGGGCGACGTGGTGGGGTACAATCCGTGGCCGGCCGACTGCGTGGCGGCGATGCGGGATCGGTCGATCCCGACCGTCATGGGCAACCACGACCGAGCGGTGGCCGGCGAGACGCCGTTCCGGTTCAACTCGATAGCGGCGGCGGGCGTCGACTACGCCCGCGAACGGTTGGACGACGACGGCCTCGCGTGGCTGGCCGACCTGCCGTCCGAGCGAGCCGTCGCGGGCGGGCGGGTAAAACTCGTCCACGGGCACCCGGACGACCCGGACCGCTACACCTACCCCGAAGAGTTCTCGGCGCGGATGCTCCAGGGGGAGGACCTGCTGGTGACGGGGCACACCCACGTCCAAGGGCATCGCGTCTTCGAGGACGGCGTCGTGATGAACCCGGGGAGCGTCGGCCAACCGCGCGACGGCGACCCGAAATCGGGGTACGCGGTGGTCGAACTGAGCGAGGGGTCGGGCGGCGACGCGGTGACCGTCGAGGAGCGGCGGGTGGCGTACGACGTGGACGAAGTCGTCACGGCGGTCGAGGAAGCCGGGCTACCGGCCCGGATCGGGACGCGGCTGTACGAGGGGCGATAG
- a CDS encoding IMP cyclohydrolase, with the protein MYVGRFIVVGPGVGAYRVSSRSFPNRRIVEREGILTVTPTPDAPETDNPYIAYNCVRESEGRAVLGNGSHVDPVTEKLDLGYPARDALAAALLSLDYEKDDYDTPRIAGVVADDAATIGIVRRDALLIEEVAEPTIVATYEEDEPRAFEFAATDATGAAREAYGCDFEHAVCAAGVAVDEGVTTGIVNGDADGN; encoded by the coding sequence ATGTACGTCGGCCGCTTCATCGTCGTCGGCCCGGGCGTCGGCGCCTACCGCGTCTCGTCCCGGTCGTTCCCGAACCGCCGAATCGTCGAGCGCGAGGGCATCCTCACCGTCACCCCGACGCCGGACGCGCCGGAGACGGACAACCCGTACATCGCCTACAACTGCGTCCGCGAGAGCGAGGGCCGGGCCGTCCTCGGCAACGGCTCCCACGTCGATCCCGTGACCGAGAAATTGGATCTGGGCTACCCCGCCCGCGACGCGCTGGCGGCGGCGCTGCTCTCGCTCGACTACGAGAAAGACGACTACGACACGCCACGCATCGCGGGCGTGGTGGCGGACGACGCGGCGACGATCGGGATCGTCCGCCGGGACGCCCTCCTGATCGAAGAGGTCGCGGAACCGACCATCGTCGCCACCTACGAGGAGGACGAGCCGCGGGCGTTCGAGTTCGCGGCGACGGACGCGACGGGGGCGGCCCGCGAGGCGTACGGCTGCGACTTCGAGCATGCGGTCTGTGCGGCGGGGGTCGCCGTCGACGAGGGCGTGACGACGGGGATCGTGAACGGCGACGCCGACGGGAACTAA
- a CDS encoding ABC transporter ATP-binding protein yields the protein MAVETPRVRVEGIGKRFEGTNGPVQALEGVTFDVADGEFVCIVGPSGCGKTTLFRIIAGLEPATTGRVVLDGARVDGPSTDLGLVFQEYHLFPWRTVAGNVGFGLERDGVATTERERRVRELLELVGLDGFADTYPRDLSGGMKQRVALARALAVDPGLLLMDEPFGAVDAQTKKLLQDELLDIWRETGKTILFVTHDVEEAVKLADRVVVMAKEPGRIREVIDVDVERPRERSDDGFGATYQRLLDLI from the coding sequence GTGGCGGTAGAGACGCCGCGGGTTCGAGTCGAGGGGATCGGCAAACGGTTCGAGGGAACCAATGGCCCGGTACAGGCGCTGGAGGGCGTCACCTTCGACGTCGCCGACGGGGAGTTCGTCTGTATCGTCGGTCCCTCCGGCTGTGGGAAGACGACGCTCTTTCGCATCATCGCCGGCCTCGAACCCGCCACCACGGGACGGGTCGTCCTCGACGGCGCCCGGGTGGACGGTCCCAGCACCGACCTCGGTCTGGTCTTTCAGGAGTACCACCTGTTCCCGTGGCGGACCGTCGCCGGTAACGTCGGCTTCGGCCTCGAACGGGACGGCGTCGCGACGACGGAGCGTGAGCGACGGGTGCGGGAGTTGCTCGAGCTCGTCGGCCTCGACGGCTTCGCCGACACCTATCCACGGGACCTCTCGGGCGGCATGAAACAGCGGGTGGCGCTGGCCCGGGCGCTCGCGGTCGATCCCGGGCTCCTCCTGATGGACGAGCCGTTCGGCGCCGTCGACGCCCAGACGAAGAAGCTGCTACAGGACGAACTCCTCGACATCTGGCGGGAGACTGGCAAGACGATTCTCTTCGTCACTCACGACGTCGAGGAGGCGGTCAAGCTCGCCGACCGGGTCGTCGTCATGGCGAAAGAGCCCGGTCGAATCCGGGAGGTAATCGACGTGGACGTGGAGCGCCCCCGCGAGCGGTCGGACGACGGCTTCGGCGCGACCTACCAGCGACTGCTCGATCTCATCTAA
- a CDS encoding ABC transporter permease, whose protein sequence is MAIDVTEDVDGTAGTLGDGFGAVDTRRAGRGLGGVAVFLLVWTGASLTQPSYVLPSPLAVAETFYAQAASGEMASALGSSILHWIPGAVFGTGLGIAAGIGLAWSPYLDDVSSPVVRVLRPVPPLALVGFAIAWFGINHAGAAFIIAVGAFWINFYATYGGVEGVSEDLLDVARSLGVEGDLALIRTVVVPASLPEITTGMRTGIGRCWMLVVASEIFGVAGIGRRILRASNNLQVDVVITYILVLSLMYLVVDVAFRAFQRRALAWR, encoded by the coding sequence ATGGCCATCGACGTGACGGAGGACGTAGACGGGACGGCCGGGACGCTCGGCGATGGGTTCGGCGCTGTCGATACGCGTCGCGCCGGCCGTGGCCTGGGCGGCGTCGCCGTCTTCCTCCTCGTCTGGACCGGCGCCTCGCTCACCCAGCCGTCGTACGTCCTCCCCTCGCCGCTGGCGGTCGCGGAAACCTTCTACGCGCAGGCGGCGAGCGGCGAAATGGCCAGCGCGCTGGGTAGCAGCATCCTCCACTGGATTCCCGGCGCCGTCTTCGGCACCGGCTTGGGAATCGCGGCGGGCATCGGACTGGCCTGGAGCCCGTATCTCGACGACGTGTCCTCCCCCGTCGTGCGCGTCCTCCGTCCGGTGCCGCCGCTGGCGCTCGTGGGGTTCGCCATCGCGTGGTTCGGAATCAACCACGCCGGCGCGGCGTTCATCATCGCCGTCGGCGCGTTCTGGATCAACTTCTACGCCACCTACGGCGGCGTCGAAGGGGTGTCGGAGGACCTGTTGGACGTGGCTCGCAGCCTCGGCGTCGAGGGCGACCTCGCGCTCATTCGGACGGTCGTCGTCCCGGCGTCGCTCCCCGAGATAACGACGGGGATGCGGACCGGAATCGGTCGCTGCTGGATGCTGGTCGTCGCCTCGGAAATCTTCGGCGTCGCCGGGATCGGTCGACGGATCCTGCGGGCTTCGAACAACCTCCAGGTCGACGTGGTCATCACCTACATCCTCGTGTTGAGCCTGATGTATCTCGTCGTCGACGTGGCGTTCCGGGCATTCCAACGGAGGGCGCTGGCGTGGCGGTAG
- a CDS encoding ABC transporter substrate-binding protein — protein MTRISRRSYLAGAGSAAAVGLAGCMGGGGSGTLAVAHMPIFPDLQYYVMESEGYFENVDATVEGSEFTDGPAIIQAYGGGELDVAMFGIVPSMIVIDRGIPAKVAAANIKEPMAIMAHEELQTMWADHGADAFSVWREEKGRKFRFGTFPQGSVPDVLLRYWLEQEGVSTSTVDIIEINGANAVWQAVANGEVDGASIMEPVPTRAAQEDMAVGTFRNANEVMPGQPAAVTLMSDEVRGTPVATQFLEQHVRATEFIGENPEATADIVESSIGMDADRALSALQGPLSNFVTDPREIENGTEIFSRFAEANGQIDDRLSLEQIFDYSVYDDL, from the coding sequence ATGACACGGATATCACGCCGCTCCTATCTTGCGGGCGCGGGCTCCGCGGCGGCAGTCGGACTCGCCGGCTGTATGGGCGGAGGCGGCTCCGGGACGCTCGCGGTGGCGCACATGCCGATTTTCCCCGACCTCCAGTACTACGTGATGGAGTCGGAGGGCTACTTCGAGAACGTCGATGCGACGGTCGAGGGCAGCGAGTTCACCGACGGCCCGGCGATCATCCAGGCGTACGGCGGCGGCGAACTCGACGTGGCGATGTTCGGCATCGTCCCGTCGATGATCGTCATCGACCGCGGCATCCCGGCGAAGGTGGCGGCCGCGAACATCAAGGAGCCGATGGCGATCATGGCTCACGAGGAGCTGCAGACCATGTGGGCGGACCACGGCGCCGACGCGTTCTCCGTCTGGCGGGAGGAGAAGGGCCGGAAGTTCCGGTTCGGCACCTTCCCGCAGGGGTCGGTGCCGGACGTGCTCCTCCGCTACTGGCTCGAACAGGAGGGCGTGTCGACGTCGACCGTCGACATCATCGAGATCAACGGGGCGAACGCGGTCTGGCAGGCCGTCGCCAACGGCGAGGTCGACGGCGCGTCGATCATGGAGCCGGTGCCGACGCGGGCGGCCCAAGAGGACATGGCGGTGGGAACGTTCCGAAACGCGAACGAAGTCATGCCCGGTCAGCCCGCGGCGGTGACGCTGATGAGCGACGAGGTGCGCGGGACGCCCGTCGCGACGCAGTTCCTCGAACAGCACGTCCGGGCGACGGAGTTCATCGGTGAGAATCCGGAGGCGACGGCCGACATCGTCGAGTCGAGCATCGGCATGGACGCCGACCGGGCGCTGTCGGCGCTCCAGGGGCCGCTCTCGAACTTCGTGACCGATCCACGTGAGATCGAGAACGGGACCGAGATCTTCTCCCGGTTCGCCGAGGCAAACGGACAGATCGACGACCGGCTGTCGCTGGAACAGATTTTCGACTACAGCGTCTACGACGATCTGTGA
- a CDS encoding FlaD/FlaE family flagellar protein, with protein sequence MFDPADYDPDELRSLAGVDDPDAETGVSLPPVEGSGYRPAAPDEPSREQCERLVAIGGVDPAALGERPYLPVFPDVPAGRRVGRDWIAYLVRTAGEAATRDAIARYRALGWLGEDAAATLDARVGDAVAVLEPGDGDLDRADHLLSFAHVIRLLGLETA encoded by the coding sequence GTGTTCGATCCGGCCGACTACGATCCCGACGAACTCCGCTCGCTCGCCGGCGTCGACGACCCCGACGCCGAAACGGGCGTCAGCCTCCCGCCCGTCGAGGGGTCGGGCTACCGGCCGGCGGCGCCGGACGAACCCTCCCGGGAACAGTGCGAGCGCCTAGTCGCCATCGGCGGCGTCGACCCCGCAGCCCTCGGCGAGCGGCCCTACCTCCCCGTGTTCCCGGACGTGCCCGCCGGCCGCCGCGTCGGCCGGGATTGGATCGCCTACCTCGTTCGGACTGCGGGCGAGGCGGCGACGCGGGACGCCATCGCCCGCTACCGCGCTCTCGGCTGGCTCGGCGAGGACGCCGCGGCGACGCTCGACGCCCGAGTGGGCGACGCGGTGGCGGTACTGGAGCCGGGCGACGGCGATCTCGACCGCGCCGACCACCTCCTGAGCTTCGCGCACGTGATCCGGTTGCTGGGACTGGAGACGGCATAG
- a CDS encoding DUF1684 domain-containing protein translates to MATIDDDTHWAERLERRRRAKVEQFRDSSQSPLPPRLRGEAFPGLAYYDPDPEYRFVVPLHEHETKERVTVETTADGEQTYVRWGEFRFPLDDAERTLQAYRPDRDVERFWVPFRDETNGETTYGAGRYLDLEPDTHRTDGEWVVDFNEAYNPTCAYNYAYECPMIPGENWLGVRVEAGEKDFPADPAEPHGHDR, encoded by the coding sequence ATGGCTACGATCGACGACGACACTCACTGGGCGGAGCGTCTGGAGCGGCGCCGGCGAGCGAAAGTCGAACAGTTCCGGGACTCGTCGCAGTCGCCGCTGCCGCCGAGACTGCGTGGCGAGGCGTTCCCGGGACTCGCGTACTACGATCCCGATCCCGAGTACCGGTTCGTCGTTCCGTTACACGAACACGAGACGAAAGAGCGCGTAACCGTCGAGACGACGGCCGACGGCGAGCAGACCTACGTTCGGTGGGGCGAGTTCCGGTTCCCGCTCGACGACGCAGAACGCACCCTGCAGGCTTACCGACCGGACCGCGACGTGGAACGGTTCTGGGTGCCCTTCCGCGACGAGACGAACGGGGAGACGACGTACGGTGCCGGTCGGTATCTGGATCTGGAGCCGGACACCCATCGAACCGACGGCGAGTGGGTGGTGGACTTCAACGAGGCGTACAACCCGACGTGTGCGTACAACTACGCGTACGAGTGCCCGATGATCCCCGGAGAGAACTGGCTGGGCGTCCGGGTCGAGGCCGGAGAGAAGGACTTCCCGGCCGACCCCGCCGAGCCGCACGGTCACGACCGCTGA
- a CDS encoding NAD(P)/FAD-dependent oxidoreductase — translation MVDVIVIGGGPAGLSAAVYTARADQETLVLDKGGGTTRGVDYMENFYGFPDGISGEEIVARGEAHATKFGAEIRREEVVRVADDDGHFVVETTDDEYEARGLVLATGASYETPAIADVDEYEGRGVSYCVECDAYFYRDRPVAVVGAGNYAAKEALMLLDYTDDVRVLTNGDAFDADPELADRLREHAVEVITDPVDRVAGEEELERVVLRSGESIGVDGLFVALGAAGGTDIAETLGIPQDGPYLRVDEDQSTTVDRVYAAGDLTGGNRQVATSIGEGADAAINLLESFRGTDYVDYRKLDA, via the coding sequence ATGGTGGATGTCATCGTCATCGGTGGCGGGCCGGCCGGTCTGAGCGCAGCCGTCTACACGGCCCGAGCCGACCAAGAGACGCTGGTGCTCGACAAGGGCGGCGGAACCACTCGCGGCGTGGACTACATGGAGAACTTCTACGGCTTCCCGGACGGGATCTCCGGCGAGGAGATCGTCGCTCGGGGGGAGGCACACGCCACGAAGTTCGGCGCCGAGATTCGCCGGGAGGAGGTCGTCCGCGTGGCCGACGACGACGGCCACTTCGTGGTCGAGACGACCGACGACGAGTACGAAGCTAGAGGCCTCGTCCTCGCGACCGGTGCGTCCTACGAGACCCCCGCCATCGCGGACGTCGACGAGTACGAGGGTCGCGGCGTCTCGTACTGCGTGGAGTGTGACGCGTACTTTTACCGCGACCGTCCCGTGGCGGTGGTCGGTGCGGGGAACTACGCCGCCAAGGAGGCGCTGATGCTGCTCGATTACACCGACGACGTCCGGGTGCTGACGAACGGCGACGCGTTCGACGCCGACCCCGAACTGGCCGATCGACTCCGCGAGCACGCGGTCGAGGTGATCACCGACCCCGTCGACCGAGTGGCGGGCGAGGAGGAACTCGAACGCGTCGTCTTGCGATCCGGGGAGTCGATCGGGGTCGACGGCCTGTTCGTCGCCCTCGGCGCGGCCGGGGGGACCGACATCGCGGAGACGCTCGGCATCCCACAGGACGGTCCGTATCTCCGGGTCGACGAGGACCAGAGCACGACCGTCGACCGGGTCTACGCCGCCGGCGACCTCACCGGCGGGAACCGGCAGGTCGCAACTTCGATCGGCGAGGGCGCCGACGCCGCGATCAACCTCCTGGAGTCGTTCCGCGGCACCGACTACGTCGATTACCGGAAACTCGACGCCTGA
- a CDS encoding helix-turn-helix domain-containing protein: MTEPMADQLRRELACESLLECFHGLGDLDTQCFRVLVDAGDPLTVDEVAAAVDRERSTAYRSIQRLRTAGFVQQEQINYDDGGYYHVYSPTDPSAAAADMQRLLNDWYVKMGRLIQQFEDKYESDDVTPPPEG, from the coding sequence ATGACAGAGCCGATGGCAGACCAACTCCGACGGGAACTGGCGTGTGAGAGCCTTCTCGAATGCTTTCACGGCCTCGGGGACCTCGACACGCAGTGCTTTCGGGTCCTCGTCGACGCCGGGGACCCCCTGACCGTCGACGAAGTCGCCGCGGCCGTCGACCGCGAGCGTTCGACGGCGTACCGATCGATTCAGCGGCTACGCACCGCCGGCTTCGTCCAGCAGGAACAGATCAACTACGACGACGGGGGATACTATCACGTCTACTCGCCGACCGATCCGTCGGCGGCCGCCGCCGACATGCAGCGACTGCTGAACGACTGGTACGTCAAGATGGGACGGCTCATCCAGCAGTTCGAGGACAAGTACGAGAGCGACGACGTCACTCCGCCCCCCGAAGGGTGA
- a CDS encoding sulfurtransferase, whose amino-acid sequence MHSDDTPENGPDRPDDDSEREPATGRSNEALVSPEWVADRLDRFRNDDAAFRLVEVDVNREFYRDGHAPGACEFDWETDLQSETWRDIPSPDEFERLMGDHGIADDTTVVVYGDNSNWFATHLYWQFVMYGHDDVRVMDGGREYWMEQGFPTTRAVPSFPTVEYTVPEVDESHRAFRRDVYEALDSETTLIDVRMPEEYRGELTAPPGMDEAAQRAGHIPGAINVLWADNVDSNGLFKPPHRLRELYASHGVTPDDDVIAYCRIGERSSITWFALHELLGYDSVRNYDGSWTEWGNLIRAPIVAGNDE is encoded by the coding sequence ATGCATTCGGACGACACACCGGAGAACGGCCCGGATCGCCCGGACGACGACTCGGAGCGGGAGCCGGCGACGGGACGTTCGAACGAGGCCCTCGTCTCGCCCGAGTGGGTGGCCGATCGGCTCGATCGGTTCCGAAACGACGATGCGGCCTTCCGACTCGTCGAGGTCGACGTCAACCGCGAGTTCTACCGGGACGGCCACGCTCCGGGCGCGTGTGAGTTCGACTGGGAGACCGATCTGCAGAGCGAGACGTGGCGTGACATCCCGAGTCCGGACGAGTTCGAGCGGCTCATGGGTGATCACGGCATCGCAGACGATACCACCGTCGTCGTCTACGGCGACAACTCGAACTGGTTCGCGACGCACCTGTACTGGCAGTTCGTCATGTACGGCCACGACGACGTGCGGGTGATGGACGGTGGCCGTGAATACTGGATGGAGCAGGGCTTTCCGACGACGCGGGCGGTCCCGTCGTTCCCGACGGTGGAGTACACCGTTCCCGAGGTGGACGAGTCACATCGAGCGTTTCGACGCGACGTGTACGAAGCGCTCGACTCCGAGACGACGCTCATCGACGTCAGGATGCCCGAAGAGTACCGCGGGGAGCTGACGGCTCCGCCCGGGATGGACGAGGCGGCACAGCGTGCCGGCCACATCCCGGGCGCCATCAACGTTCTGTGGGCGGACAACGTCGACTCGAACGGGCTGTTCAAGCCGCCACACCGACTGCGGGAACTGTACGCGTCTCACGGCGTGACGCCCGACGACGACGTCATCGCGTACTGTCGGATCGGCGAGCGATCCTCGATTACGTGGTTCGCCCTTCACGAACTCCTCGGGTACGACTCGGTGCGGAACTACGACGGATCGTGGACCGAATGGGGGAACCTGATTCGAGCACCGATCGTCGCCGGGAACGACGAGTGA
- a CDS encoding helix-turn-helix domain-containing protein, translating into MREFLFSLVYTPGVDTYMDAFIESESLRSEAIVSCLDTDKFWRIERVTGEPGALDRLDSLLLDETLDRESISTRACRSARRHSLLEADDRSRVVYTLLSDVSYCDAVPFITVQYLTGGTVFEVVRTHREARWRVLMQNDEKIGMVYDTIGARLADGIEFEFGHLEDATGWQHELLSSRQVRSEQQQALELAVDRGYFETPREVTLDELADELDIPRSTVSYRLRRATAELAKGYVEEEY; encoded by the coding sequence ATGCGTGAATTTCTCTTTTCTCTTGTCTACACGCCGGGCGTCGATACGTACATGGACGCCTTCATCGAGAGCGAATCGCTCCGCTCCGAAGCGATCGTTTCCTGTCTCGACACGGATAAGTTCTGGCGGATCGAGCGGGTGACGGGCGAGCCCGGGGCGCTCGACCGACTCGACTCGCTGTTGCTCGACGAGACGCTCGACCGCGAGTCGATCAGCACTCGGGCGTGTCGGAGTGCCCGACGACACAGCCTGCTCGAAGCGGACGATCGCTCCCGCGTCGTCTACACGCTCCTCTCGGACGTATCGTACTGTGATGCAGTCCCGTTCATCACGGTGCAGTATCTCACGGGCGGGACCGTCTTCGAAGTCGTCCGCACGCACCGGGAAGCACGGTGGCGAGTTCTCATGCAGAACGACGAAAAGATCGGAATGGTGTACGATACGATCGGCGCACGACTCGCTGACGGAATCGAATTCGAGTTCGGCCACCTCGAGGACGCGACGGGGTGGCAACACGAACTCCTCTCGTCCCGACAGGTCCGGAGCGAACAACAGCAGGCGCTGGAACTGGCGGTCGATCGGGGATACTTCGAGACGCCGCGCGAGGTGACGCTCGACGAACTCGCCGACGAACTCGACATCCCTCGGTCGACGGTCTCGTATCGACTGCGTCGGGCGACGGCCGAACTGGCGAAGGGGTACGTCGAGGAGGAATACTAA
- a CDS encoding nitric oxide synthase oxygenase yields MNVPDQEYGRMERYEAAEAFVRRCYEELGRESEIDDRLTELWTSIGRRDHYVHTSAELERGAKMAWRNSNRCIGRHFWDRLHVLDRRDVDTAAAVFDALLDHVEFATNGGNVRPTISVFPPAVRGEPQVRIWNHQLIRYAGYRTDDGVVGDPDSTALTDYCRDRGWSGAGTEFDVLPLVIQVGDDEPELFEIPDELVLEVPLVHPEYDWFEALALQWYAVPIVSDMRLEIGRIRYPAAPFNGWYMGTEIGSRDLGDTDRYDVLPRIADRLGLTTTTDRSLWKDRALTVLNRAVLHSFERHGVRIVDHHTAAKQFARFERDEEAAGRTVTGDRSWLLPPNASSTTHIFHDTYDDDVRTPNFFYRDEPAPLR; encoded by the coding sequence ATGAACGTCCCCGATCAAGAGTACGGACGGATGGAACGGTACGAGGCGGCCGAGGCCTTCGTTCGCCGGTGTTACGAGGAACTCGGTCGTGAGTCGGAGATCGACGACCGCCTGACGGAACTCTGGACGTCCATCGGGCGTCGGGACCACTACGTCCACACGTCGGCGGAACTCGAACGCGGGGCGAAGATGGCCTGGCGCAACAGCAACCGTTGCATCGGCCGACACTTCTGGGATCGCCTCCACGTCCTCGACCGGCGGGACGTCGACACCGCGGCGGCCGTCTTCGACGCGCTCCTCGATCACGTCGAGTTTGCGACGAACGGCGGTAACGTCCGGCCGACCATCTCGGTGTTCCCGCCGGCGGTTCGGGGCGAGCCGCAGGTTCGCATCTGGAACCACCAGTTGATACGCTACGCCGGTTACCGCACGGACGACGGCGTCGTCGGCGACCCCGACTCGACGGCGCTGACCGACTACTGTCGCGACCGCGGCTGGTCGGGAGCCGGGACCGAATTCGACGTGTTGCCGCTGGTGATTCAGGTCGGCGACGACGAGCCGGAGCTGTTCGAGATTCCCGACGAACTCGTTCTGGAAGTGCCGCTCGTGCATCCGGAGTACGACTGGTTCGAGGCGCTCGCCCTGCAGTGGTACGCCGTCCCGATCGTCTCGGACATGCGGCTGGAGATCGGGAGGATTCGGTACCCCGCCGCGCCGTTCAACGGCTGGTACATGGGGACAGAGATCGGGAGCCGTGATCTCGGCGACACGGATCGGTACGACGTCCTTCCGCGGATCGCCGACCGTCTCGGGCTAACCACGACGACCGACCGCTCCCTGTGGAAAGACCGCGCCCTGACGGTTCTCAACCGGGCCGTCCTGCACTCCTTCGAGCGCCACGGGGTCCGGATCGTCGACCACCACACTGCCGCCAAACAGTTCGCGCGGTTCGAGAGGGACGAGGAGGCGGCCGGGCGGACGGTGACCGGGGATCGATCCTGGCTCCTCCCTCCCAACGCCTCGTCGACGACGCACATCTTCCACGACACGTACGACGACGACGTGCGGACGCCGAACTTCTTC